Part of the Crossiella cryophila genome, GCGTTCGGTGGCCGAGCTGGAGTTCGTCAACGGCGGCGGCACCGGCAGCCTGGAGCGGACCGCGGCCGAGGACGCGGTCACCGAGCTGACCGCGGGTTCCGGCCTGCTCGCGCCCACCCTGTTCGACAACTACGAGCATCTGCACCTGCGGCCGGCCGCGTTGTTCGCGCTGCCGGTGGTGCGCAGGCCGACCAGGGACACCGCCACCGTCTTCGCCGGCGGCTATCTCGCTTCCGGGCCGGTGGGGCCGGACCGGGTGCCGGTGCCCTATCTGCCGAGGGGCCTCAAGCTCAACGCGATGGAGGGTGCGGGCGAGGTGCAGACCCCGCTGGTCGGCAAGGCAGCCGACGGGCTGGCCATCGGCGACCGGGTCTGGTTCCGGCACGCCAAGGCGGGGGAGCTGGCCGAGCGCTTCACCGAGTTCCACCTGATCGACGGCGACCAGGTCAGCCTGAGCGCGCCGACCTACCGCGGCGAGGGCCGGGCTTTCGGCTAGCGGATCCGGCTGCCCAGGTAATCCCTGACCAGCGCCTTGGCCTCGGCGACGACTCGCGGGTCGCCGTCGGGGTCGTGCCGGAAAGCCAGGTGCAGCACCGCGTCCGCGGCCTCGATGGCCACCGCCATGGGCAGCTGGACCTCGCTGAGCGGCAGCCCGAACCGCTCGGTGATCAGCTGCGCCAGCCGGTCGGCGATCACCGTGTTGTTGTCCTTGCCGTCATCGAGCAGCCGCACGTCCACCGCGTCGCCGAAGTGCACCTTGCGGAAGCCGGGCACCTCGCGGTGCATGGCGATGTAGACGTCGAAGGCCCGGTCGACCACATCCCACCAGTGCGCCAGCTCGACCTCGGCCAGGCGTTCGAGCACCTTGCTGAGGAAGCGGTCCAGGTTGCGCATGGTCAGCGCCTGCACCACGGCCCGCTTGTCCGGGAAGAACTGGTAGAGCGAGCCGACCGCGACGCCCGCGCGTTCGGCGATCAGGGTGGTGGTGACCCCGTCGTAGCCCAGCTCGGCGACCAGTTCGGCACACGCGTCCAGCATCCGTTCGACCCGCTGCGCGCTGCGCTGCTGGACCGGGCGCCGCCGGAGCGGGGTGAGATCTGCTGACACGGGCGGCTCCCTGGGGCATTCGGCGGCGGACAGGCGTCCATTCTGGCGTGATCGACTGCGATGCTCTTTCGTGTGAACCGCGACACGCCTAAGATGCGAATCGGATTCACATTAGCCTGAGGAGGCTCGGTGACCTTTCCCGATGGCTTCGTGTGGGGGGTTGCCACCTCCGCGTACCAGATCGAGGGTGCCGTAACCGCGGGCGGCCGTGGGCCCTCCACCTGGGACACCTTCAGCGCGACGGCCGGAAAGACCCGGTCGGGTGAGACCGGCGAGGTGGCCTGCGACCACTACCACCGGTATCCGGAGGACATCGCGCTCATGCGCGAGCTGGGCCTGGACAGCTACCGGTTCTCCTTCGCCTGGCCGCGGATCCAGCCGGACGGCCGCACGCTCAGCCGGGAGGGCCTCGGTTTCTACGACCGGCTGATCGACACCCTGTGCGATCACGGCATCGCGCCGATGGCCACGCTCTACCACTGGGACACCCCGCAGGTGCTCGAGGACGAGGGCGGCTGGCTCAACCGGGACATCGCCGCCCGCTTCGCCGACTACGCCGCGGTGCTGGCCGAGGCATTCGCCGACCGGGTCGCGATGTGGGTGCCGCTCAACGAGCCCGCGATGATCACCCTGCTGGGGTACGGCATGGGCCAGCACGCGCCCGGCCAGACCCTGCTCTTCGACGCGCTGCCCACCGCGCACCACCAGCTGCTCGCGCACGGGCTCGCGGTGCGGGCGCTGCGAGCGGGCGGGGCGAACTCGATCGGCACCGCGAACAACCACACCCCGGTGTGGGCCGCGGACGACCGGCCGGAGACGCTGGCCGCGGCCGCCGCCTACGACGCCCTGCACAACGGCCTGTTCGCCGACCCGATCCTGCTCGGCACCGTGCCCGAACACCTGCCCGGCCTGGAGATCCCGGCCGAGGACCTGCGGATCATCAACGAGCCGCTCGATTTCTACGGGGTCAACTACTACAACCCCACCCGGATCGGCGCCCCGTCGCCGGGCAACCCGCTGCCGTTCGACCTTGGCGAGATCCCCGAGCACCCGGCCACGCTGATGGGCTCGCCGATCGTGCCGGACGGGCTGCGCGAACTGCTCGTCCAACTGCGGAAGCGGTACGGCACCGCGCTGCCGCCGGTCTACATCACCGAGAACGGCGCGAGCTTCGCCGAGGACCTGG contains:
- a CDS encoding TetR family transcriptional regulator, with the translated sequence MSADLTPLRRRPVQQRSAQRVERMLDACAELVAELGYDGVTTTLIAERAGVAVGSLYQFFPDKRAVVQALTMRNLDRFLSKVLERLAEVELAHWWDVVDRAFDVYIAMHREVPGFRKVHFGDAVDVRLLDDGKDNNTVIADRLAQLITERFGLPLSEVQLPMAVAIEAADAVLHLAFRHDPDGDPRVVAEAKALVRDYLGSRIR
- a CDS encoding GH1 family beta-glucosidase codes for the protein MTFPDGFVWGVATSAYQIEGAVTAGGRGPSTWDTFSATAGKTRSGETGEVACDHYHRYPEDIALMRELGLDSYRFSFAWPRIQPDGRTLSREGLGFYDRLIDTLCDHGIAPMATLYHWDTPQVLEDEGGWLNRDIAARFADYAAVLAEAFADRVAMWVPLNEPAMITLLGYGMGQHAPGQTLLFDALPTAHHQLLAHGLAVRALRAGGANSIGTANNHTPVWAADDRPETLAAAAAYDALHNGLFADPILLGTVPEHLPGLEIPAEDLRIINEPLDFYGVNYYNPTRIGAPSPGNPLPFDLGEIPEHPATLMGSPIVPDGLRELLVQLRKRYGTALPPVYITENGASFAEDLVDGQVHDQPRIDFLTGHLDALSQAIEAGVDVRGYYVWSLLDNFEWAEGYGQPFGLVHVDFATQQRTRKDSFHWLREQLGKRG